The Camelina sativa cultivar DH55 chromosome 16, Cs, whole genome shotgun sequence sequence CATCTTGTAACCACACCTTCGTAACCTTTTCCTTTTGTAACACCAATTATGtcaatcatctcatctttctgGAAGATAGCATCTATAGGGACTTGCTTCTCGAATAAGCTGCAGGCATAGTCAACCTTCTTTGCAATATCTCCACCATTAATCTGAATCTCATTCAGATGTGCCTTCTTCAGCTTCAGCCCTTTCATTTTCCTTATCTAATGcatatcaaaatttaatcaGAATACAAATTAACCATCAATAAAAGCAATTGGGGACGTTATGATCACCTAgaataaaacaattaagaaaGATGAAGCACCTGGGTGTGAGCAAGAACTCTGATGACAGCGCAgtacttcttcatcttctccaactGACTCTGAATGTCCTTTTTACCTTCTTCAGTTTCATGTTTCTTTGAGTATCTGGTgaaagccttcttctttgacttgGCCCAGTTCTTGTAGAACCTCCTCCTCACTTCTTCGCTCAGATGCTGAGCCCACACAGTGCTTAGAGAACGCAGACCACGGGGTGTCTTCACATAACCAACCACACCAACAACCACCATTGGAGGTGTCTCAATGATAGTCACAGCTTCACATGTTTCCTTCTTGTGTAGCTctggcaacaacaacaatgaaaaagatcAGCACAAAACCACATGCAATAATTATGCCGTGCTGGGACTcattaaaaaagaagagagtgagaaCGCACTTGAACCAGGTTTTTCAACCTCTCTAACAATGTGAGTCATCCCAGCTTTGTAACCCAAGAAGGAGGTGAGCCTACAAGGCTTTCTCGGATCATCCTTGGGGAAGGCCTTCACTGAAAACAGAATCAAGGAATATCATATCAGACCTACACAAGCCATTGCTAAATTAAAACTTGGCTTACACATTACTGTAAATAATCAAAACCTTATATACATTCAAGTAAGCTGTACTCAATCTACCAAGTAAACAGAAGCTGCAAGAAATTGGTGAACAGATGCAAATAGGCTTTCACAAGTTACCTTTTCCACGATGTCGGGAAGCCCTTTTCCTAGGAAGGAACCCCAACGAACCATGTCTTGGATGCTCAAACTTTCTGTGAGACATTCTTTCAACCAGAAACAAACactagaaaataagataaattatatacacataaagATAACAACAAATCCAATCCTATGACATATTCATATCAATCTCAATGTAAGAATGACAATAAAAATGCAATAAGTCCAATATACATAAAGCAAAAAACACTCATACAAATGAACACCATGTATTACAAAATTACAACCAATAGAGAAGACCCCTATAGTAATCTAAACAGTGATGCGCAAAACAGATTGTGAAGAGAACAACAAGATCAAGGAAACGACAACAACATAAGCTATACTCTTAATGACAATTAAGTACCACCAGACTTAAAAGTTGCATACAAAACTACATAACAACAATCAAATCAGCAATGTgccaaagaaaaaacagaacttTCAGAGATCACTAGGACAACAAAGGATACATTCTCAAGAAATCTGGAAATATGAAACGAAATGTTCCCTCGATCAAAGGCCTATGGCATCATTAAGATAGCCAAATCTCAAGCTCATTAGAGTGTTTCTaaccagaaaccaaaaaaaaatggtttccaGCAAAAGAGCAGATCAGAGACTAAGGCCTtgattttataatgttttcCGAGGGTTATCATTTCGTTCATAAAACCAGAACAACTTGAGAACATACACCAAAACTTAAGCAGCTAGAGAAATGTGAAACGAAGAGATCAACGTAAACAAATAATGAGGTAAGAGACAAACCAAGTTCTCGAAGCTTAGATCgaaagaaccaaacacaaaaatcaaatcaagagAAGCTTTGTGTACCTTAAAACTTAACTAGGCGGCGATATGAGGAGAGAAATTTAGGTTTACTGTAAAAATGTACAACGGACTAGGGTTTTTATACTCTCTTGGCTTAACCTAGGGTTTCTGAATTGTGATGGGCTCAAGGCCGAAATATTTATGGGCTTGGCTTGTGGTTAAGTTCGTTCAAATAGCCCGGTCcattatatgatatgatattaaTTACTATACCAAAATAATT is a genomic window containing:
- the LOC104752810 gene encoding 60S ribosomal protein L3-2, which codes for MSHRKFEHPRHGSLGFLPRKRASRHRGKVKAFPKDDPRKPCRLTSFLGYKAGMTHIVREVEKPGSKLHKKETCEAVTIIETPPMVVVGVVGYVKTPRGLRSLSTVWAQHLSEEVRRRFYKNWAKSKKKAFTRYSKKHETEEGKKDIQSQLEKMKKYCAVIRVLAHTQIRKMKGLKLKKAHLNEIQINGGDIAKKVDYACSLFEKQVPIDAIFQKDEMIDIIGVTKGKGYEGVVTRWGVTRLPRKTHRGLRKVACIGAWHPARVSYTVARAGQNGYHHRTEMNKKIYRVGKVGQETHSAMTEFDRTVKDITPMGGFPHYGIVKQDYLMIKGGCVGPKKRVVTLRQTLLKQTSRVATEEIKIKFIDVSSNHGHGHFQTSEEKAKFYGRAIKA